From a single Paenibacillus sp. FSL W8-0426 genomic region:
- a CDS encoding histidine kinase, whose protein sequence is MFKKFRWRGIVNDIPLNYKFMLIYIIGILLPIIASNYLFMDRMTGLIKEREEQNLQISLERARKDIHTMIDGGIAVSHALITDKLLSESMDREYNGQLDFYTTFDEQLRHRVTSYIPVNNQIQRIGIYTDNPTIVPGGDYYYLDDTMRASTWFRQWKAAGESLRVIAYRDQAANDRAAIASYFSVIEKMDYYNADNSYQKLVRIDFYLNRFYDVIAREKSSLDLYLVNAQNQIIVSTDDKYQGEVDSDYALFDMSKTADKDLHIVTIGTASYVKGWKLIGVPQETRVKQAMLSMQLYFGMLAGIITLITSVFIYVMLRSYNYRVKRLSRHMQKVGNEKFDLINIDGGKDEIGHLIRNFNMMTAQIHSLINNVYKLEIQQRSQEAERIRAELNLLQSQMNPHFLFNTLNALLVVSTKNNYVDVKDIIKDLSKLLRRLLNWKDDLVTLEEEMSFTVMYLGIEKFRFRDKFEYYIDISDEARHYKIPKMTIQQLAENACKHGIQAIEGFGYVKIRAEIASERLRIVVSDNGKGMNKERLQEVLYHMRSKEESGGSNIGLRNVYRRLELYYDDKVNFSLVSRMGEGTEVSFEIPLHLLEHQGGEGGKDIGI, encoded by the coding sequence ATGTTTAAAAAATTCCGATGGCGCGGCATCGTGAACGATATTCCTCTGAACTACAAGTTTATGCTGATCTATATTATCGGGATTTTGCTTCCCATCATCGCGAGCAATTATTTGTTCATGGATCGCATGACCGGTCTGATCAAGGAGCGCGAGGAACAGAATTTGCAAATATCGCTGGAGCGGGCCAGAAAGGACATTCATACGATGATTGACGGCGGCATCGCCGTCAGTCACGCCTTGATTACGGACAAGCTGTTGTCCGAATCGATGGATCGGGAGTACAACGGCCAGCTGGATTTCTACACCACGTTCGATGAGCAGCTCCGCCACCGGGTGACCTCGTATATTCCCGTGAACAACCAAATTCAGCGAATTGGCATCTACACGGACAATCCAACGATCGTGCCTGGCGGGGATTATTACTATCTGGACGATACGATGCGCGCCAGTACTTGGTTCAGGCAGTGGAAAGCGGCAGGAGAATCGCTGAGAGTGATCGCTTACCGCGATCAGGCTGCGAATGATCGGGCGGCGATCGCTTCGTATTTTAGCGTAATTGAAAAAATGGACTATTACAACGCGGACAATTCTTATCAAAAGCTGGTCCGCATTGACTTTTACCTTAATCGTTTCTACGACGTTATTGCCAGAGAAAAAAGCTCGTTGGATCTGTATCTGGTCAACGCCCAAAATCAAATCATCGTGTCGACGGATGACAAGTATCAGGGCGAGGTGGATAGCGACTACGCGTTGTTCGATATGAGCAAGACGGCAGACAAGGACCTACATATCGTTACGATTGGCACCGCCAGCTATGTGAAAGGCTGGAAGCTGATCGGCGTGCCCCAGGAAACACGCGTCAAACAAGCGATGCTGTCCATGCAGCTTTATTTCGGCATGCTCGCCGGCATCATTACACTGATTACGTCGGTTTTCATCTATGTCATGCTGCGGTCCTACAATTATCGGGTGAAGCGTCTGTCCAGACATATGCAAAAGGTGGGCAACGAGAAATTCGATCTGATCAACATTGATGGCGGAAAAGACGAGATCGGCCATCTGATCCGCAATTTCAATATGATGACCGCTCAGATCCATTCCTTGATCAACAATGTGTACAAACTTGAAATTCAGCAGCGAAGCCAGGAAGCCGAACGCATTCGTGCCGAGCTGAATTTGCTGCAAAGCCAGATGAATCCCCACTTTTTATTTAATACGCTGAATGCGCTGCTTGTCGTTAGCACCAAAAACAATTATGTAGATGTCAAGGATATCATCAAGGACCTTTCCAAACTGCTGCGCCGCCTGCTGAACTGGAAGGATGACCTGGTAACGCTGGAGGAGGAGATGAGTTTTACGGTCATGTACCTGGGGATCGAAAAGTTCCGTTTCCGGGACAAGTTTGAATATTACATTGACATCAGCGATGAAGCGAGGCATTATAAAATACCAAAAATGACCATCCAGCAATTGGCAGAGAATGCTTGCAAGCATGGCATACAGGCTATTGAGGGTTTTGGCTATGTGAAGATCCGAGCCGAAATCGCAAGCGAGCGCCTGCGCATCGTTGTATCCGATAATGGCAAGGGCATGAACAAGGAGCGGCTGCAAGAGGTTCTGTACCACATGCGGAGCAAGGAGGAGAGCGGGGGCAGCAATATCGGC
- a CDS encoding helix-turn-helix domain-containing protein, with translation MMNVLLVDDEPWVLEGLRTMVNWDKYGFRICGEAENGNAAWSMIEGLQPDLVFTDIHMPSVSGLELIDRSMHGLAKPPRFVILSGYDNFEYAKTALEQRVEDYLLKPIDEAEIETVLEQMSRKIQEEHASKEAHQRERALYVNCLFNRLLQGEDDSELQAEVMGMLQMEGRESMACLLIETDAGTEDVKARVRLLADEHWSEPFMDAEGRIGVFAAESGGSLERLETLGRSLFETYSGHASIIVSFGHQSGGVGALRSAYDRALSALKWKRYQHGGGFVQDQELPQYEDVACVNHKALANLLATILSGEQDRLEGEVHALLTNSDAGSHGSDIEYVRVQLLALEMGVLKQLKELDGDMDSFMLHVQQMPVGLTGIHSYPAFREYALELSRIASKALQEQRKEKECSTAFRVVQYVNQEFREKLQLQELAQKFHMNANYLGQAFKQQTGKSFREYLNDKRIEEAKRLLRQSRLSIADVAVNSGYPNADYFVSQFKRMTGMSPSAYRKQP, from the coding sequence ATGATGAATGTTTTATTAGTGGATGATGAGCCGTGGGTACTGGAAGGCCTGCGAACCATGGTGAATTGGGACAAATACGGTTTTCGAATCTGCGGAGAGGCCGAGAACGGCAATGCCGCCTGGTCGATGATTGAGGGGCTTCAGCCGGATCTGGTGTTTACAGATATTCACATGCCTTCCGTAAGTGGTCTCGAACTGATCGACCGTTCTATGCATGGGCTGGCCAAACCACCGCGATTCGTCATATTAAGCGGATATGACAACTTCGAATATGCCAAAACGGCGTTGGAACAGCGTGTGGAGGATTATTTGCTCAAACCTATTGATGAGGCCGAGATTGAAACCGTATTGGAGCAGATGAGCCGTAAAATCCAGGAGGAGCATGCTTCGAAGGAAGCGCATCAGCGCGAGCGTGCTTTATATGTGAATTGTTTGTTCAACCGTCTGCTGCAGGGTGAGGACGACAGCGAACTGCAAGCGGAGGTGATGGGCATGCTGCAAATGGAAGGTCGTGAGAGCATGGCCTGTCTTCTGATTGAAACGGATGCCGGCACAGAGGACGTGAAGGCACGGGTACGCCTGTTGGCCGACGAACATTGGTCAGAGCCTTTTATGGATGCCGAAGGAAGAATCGGCGTGTTCGCTGCCGAAAGCGGAGGATCTCTGGAGCGGCTTGAAACATTGGGGAGAAGTCTGTTTGAGACATACTCCGGCCATGCGTCGATCATTGTTTCATTCGGTCATCAATCAGGCGGAGTAGGCGCGCTGCGGTCAGCGTATGACAGAGCGTTATCCGCGCTAAAATGGAAGCGTTACCAGCATGGAGGCGGCTTCGTGCAGGATCAGGAATTGCCGCAGTACGAGGACGTGGCCTGCGTAAATCATAAAGCTCTGGCAAACCTGCTTGCAACGATTTTGTCGGGCGAACAAGACAGGCTGGAGGGAGAGGTGCATGCGCTGTTGACCAATTCGGACGCAGGAAGCCACGGGTCGGACATTGAATATGTCCGGGTTCAACTGCTGGCCCTCGAAATGGGGGTCCTCAAGCAGCTGAAGGAACTGGACGGGGATATGGACAGCTTTATGCTGCACGTTCAACAGATGCCGGTCGGCCTTACCGGCATACATTCCTATCCCGCGTTTCGGGAATATGCGCTCGAATTAAGCCGCATTGCCTCGAAGGCGCTGCAGGAGCAGCGGAAAGAAAAGGAATGCAGCACGGCCTTTCGGGTGGTGCAGTATGTCAATCAGGAGTTCCGGGAGAAACTGCAGCTTCAGGAGCTTGCTCAGAAATTTCATATGAATGCCAACTATTTGGGGCAAGCCTTCAAACAGCAGACCGGAAAGTCCTTTCGGGAGTATCTGAATGATAAACGGATTGAAGAGGCAAAGCGGCTGTTGCGCCAGAGCCGTCTAAGCATTGCCGATGTCGCGGTAAACTCAGGGTATCCGAATGCCGACTATTTTGTAAGTCAGTTCAAGCGAATGACGGGCATGTCCCCTTCCGCATACAGAAAGCAACCATAG
- a CDS encoding aminoglycoside phosphotransferase family protein, which produces MHGSGVCALKDIHWIELHQDIRALMNQPCHVVPLSPGMEADVYRYGFEGRSCVLKIWNKESRPNIANQYRLLSELHHQGVKVSIPYGWGEDAERNQVLLMNDAGIPVDTLTSEKLKDLALMLMEVHRFRKSPQDDDFIPAYDFAGYFFPGIASHPDLERILSDALQRVSLRQDCLIHGDYNLWNVLEANGCCTIIDWTNGQWGDPRYDVAWSVFLMDVYTGPKYGKTYRVEFLQWNDYASEDMIWFEALACLRWLLLKRTGGVPLHGETLQRMTAILHRNPYVSTDLLLR; this is translated from the coding sequence TTGCATGGCAGTGGTGTTTGTGCATTGAAAGATATTCATTGGATCGAGCTCCATCAGGACATTCGGGCACTCATGAACCAGCCATGCCATGTCGTCCCCTTGTCGCCAGGGATGGAGGCAGACGTATATCGGTACGGGTTCGAAGGCAGATCTTGTGTGCTCAAAATTTGGAACAAGGAATCGAGGCCCAATATCGCCAATCAGTATCGGCTGCTTTCCGAATTGCATCATCAAGGTGTGAAGGTGTCCATCCCTTATGGATGGGGCGAAGATGCAGAGCGGAATCAGGTTTTGCTTATGAACGACGCCGGCATCCCTGTAGACACGCTGACTTCAGAGAAGCTCAAGGACCTGGCGTTAATGCTGATGGAGGTACACCGCTTTAGGAAAAGCCCCCAGGATGATGATTTTATTCCAGCCTATGATTTCGCCGGTTACTTTTTTCCCGGCATTGCAAGTCATCCGGATCTGGAACGGATTTTATCCGATGCGCTTCAGCGCGTATCACTCAGGCAGGACTGCCTGATTCATGGAGACTACAATTTGTGGAACGTCCTGGAGGCGAACGGGTGCTGCACCATCATTGACTGGACGAACGGACAATGGGGCGATCCCAGATACGACGTCGCATGGTCTGTTTTCCTGATGGACGTCTATACCGGCCCCAAATACGGAAAAACGTACCGTGTGGAATTTCTCCAGTGGAACGATTATGCCAGTGAGGATATGATTTGGTTCGAAGCCCTTGCCTGCTTGCGCTGGCTTTTGCTGAAACGGACCGGAGGCGTGCCTTTGCATGGCGAAACGCTGCAGCGTATGACGGCCATCCTGCATCGTAATCCATATGTAAGTACGGATTTGTTGCTCCGGTAG
- a CDS encoding cysteine hydrolase family protein — translation MSNSKALLVIDVQAAMFDEADPVVQGEALLQKIKSLIAKARQNGHPVIYIQHTEGAGTPLEQGSNGWEIHPSIAPLQGDAIVEKLTPDSFYETQLHLLLQEMGVKELILCGMQTEVCVDTTCRSAFSHGYSVTLVSDAHSTWHSPQLQAGQIISHHNHVLRLFATVAGEEEIWTGGA, via the coding sequence ATGAGCAACTCAAAAGCACTTCTAGTTATCGACGTTCAGGCAGCCATGTTCGATGAAGCCGACCCCGTAGTCCAGGGAGAGGCGCTGCTTCAAAAAATCAAAAGTTTGATCGCCAAAGCACGCCAAAACGGTCATCCCGTGATCTACATTCAGCATACCGAAGGAGCGGGCACCCCGCTGGAACAGGGGTCGAACGGCTGGGAAATTCATCCAAGCATTGCGCCCCTGCAAGGGGATGCTATCGTCGAGAAATTGACGCCGGACTCCTTTTATGAAACGCAATTACATTTATTACTGCAAGAGATGGGCGTGAAAGAGCTCATCTTGTGCGGCATGCAGACAGAGGTATGCGTCGATACGACCTGCCGCAGCGCGTTCAGTCACGGGTATAGTGTAACGCTCGTGAGCGATGCGCACAGCACCTGGCATTCCCCGCAGCTGCAGGCAGGCCAGATCATCTCACATCATAATCATGTGCTGAGATTGTTCGCGACAGTGGCGGGCGAGGAAGAAATATGGACCGGCGGAGCATGA
- a CDS encoding methylated-DNA--[protein]-cysteine S-methyltransferase encodes MRQSIKWTALELDGQPWIPMATEKGLCRIVMPNETLQDWSAWAARISPEAELQEDASALERTGIVDWLKAYFNGERMAVSPDIPLDLVGTAFQKQVWQELGRVPYGETRTYGDIAVAIGRPSAVRAVGAANGANPIPLLLPCHRIIGANRKLTGFRGGLELKRRLLDMERIDGVADGGHERFRF; translated from the coding sequence ATGAGACAAAGCATAAAATGGACCGCGTTGGAGCTGGATGGGCAGCCCTGGATCCCGATGGCTACCGAAAAAGGGTTGTGCCGCATCGTGATGCCGAACGAAACGCTGCAGGACTGGAGCGCATGGGCTGCGCGGATCTCGCCGGAAGCGGAGCTGCAGGAAGACGCGTCCGCGCTGGAACGAACGGGCATCGTCGATTGGCTGAAGGCATACTTCAACGGAGAACGGATGGCGGTATCGCCGGACATTCCGCTGGATTTGGTCGGAACGGCGTTTCAGAAGCAGGTATGGCAGGAGCTTGGACGTGTGCCGTACGGGGAGACCCGGACGTATGGGGATATTGCCGTGGCCATCGGCAGACCTTCCGCCGTACGGGCTGTAGGCGCTGCGAACGGAGCAAATCCCATTCCCCTCCTTCTGCCATGCCATCGAATTATCGGGGCCAACCGGAAGCTGACCGGATTTCGCGGCGGGCTTGAATTGAAGCGAAGATTGCTGGACATGGAGCGCATAGACGGCGTGGCCGATGGCGGCCATGAGCGGTTTCGGTTTTAA
- a CDS encoding DNA alkylation repair protein gives MITDVRTELLSLAEPEYQKFASALIPNITNLLGVRLPALRKVAKRIAAEDWRGYLEAAKNDYFEEAMLQAMVLGYVKTDLEEWLRQIARFVPKIDNWSVCDSFCIGLKRAKQHQDEVWAFLQPYLISDQEYEIRFGAVMLLNYYMDEHYIHRALAALDRIKHEAYYVKMAVAWAVSIAYVKQPDITMRYLQNNTLDDFTYNKALQKITESLRVDAETKALIRSMKRKTAKVQHTARSSKG, from the coding sequence GTGATTACTGATGTGCGTACCGAATTGTTGTCCCTCGCCGAACCGGAATATCAAAAATTTGCGTCGGCGCTCATTCCCAACATCACGAATTTGCTCGGAGTGAGGTTGCCGGCGTTGCGCAAGGTGGCGAAACGAATCGCGGCCGAAGACTGGCGCGGTTACCTGGAGGCGGCGAAGAACGATTATTTCGAAGAAGCCATGCTGCAGGCGATGGTGCTTGGTTATGTCAAAACCGATCTGGAGGAATGGCTGCGGCAGATTGCCCGCTTCGTTCCCAAGATCGATAACTGGTCCGTTTGCGACAGCTTTTGCATCGGATTGAAAAGGGCGAAACAGCATCAAGACGAAGTGTGGGCTTTTTTGCAGCCATACCTGATTTCTGATCAGGAATACGAGATTCGCTTCGGGGCGGTCATGCTCTTGAATTATTATATGGACGAGCATTATATCCACAGGGCGCTGGCTGCGTTGGACCGGATCAAGCATGAGGCATATTACGTCAAAATGGCCGTGGCTTGGGCCGTTTCGATCGCTTATGTGAAGCAGCCTGACATTACGATGCGTTATCTGCAAAACAATACGCTGGACGATTTCACCTACAACAAGGCGCTTCAAAAGATTACGGAATCGCTCCGCGTGGATGCAGAGACGAAAGCGTTGATTCGCAGCATGAAAAGAAAGACTGCCAAAGTGCAGCATACGGCACGGAGCAGCAAGGGTTGA
- a CDS encoding S-layer homology domain-containing protein, protein MNKKFSRKIVSASLATALLLPGITPTFASSFEIMNSNAETISTESLNSKSLFGDISGHWGQKAIEEWTGYGVVKGYNGKFRPNSPVTRAEFAAMIDNIMKYIEEGSNSFSDLESNKWYYGAILKLDKAGVLKGTNGEALAEKTITRQEAAVLLAGAFQTAAGTDSVTFKDSDQIADWAKASVQSLVSASVINGRPDGSFEPQANLSRAEAVTLFDHLIQMLVTTPGEYSQDVQGNIVVNTPDVILKDMTISGDLYVTQGVGEGEVTLDNVQIKGNVHIQGGGEHSIIFNNVDVQGALVVNKYNGKVRILATGSTSVSLTVLESGALVVTKDLTGGGFETVEIPADILAGQEIKLDGNFNKVVNHAVNVKIAASGSIKEFVAEAETNITGNVNIDKSSGNSSIVVNGAAYVPSAGTTGSSTGTGNSGNAGNAGNSGNSGGSSTGGGNSGGSAPGNGNEYVAVTGLTVAPASASLVVGQKTQLTATVSPGNATNPRVNWKVADGQTSIISVSDSGLVTALTPGTGTVIATTEDGTFSFSSTITVSAPALGITLSKYEGSIVDPDTQLDEETKTNNEHVTILSSDQSLIQANHYDASITATQALQGTVTTSVYSVVSLTDADANPLVDVSGVKVTLDGMEYNPEFGVGLSQGNETNRFLLKLDIHQPRNIEQHQLIISREGYADTSMTITYRPEGTVVLQAIDPIAGELLVGSELSAGTVHYEGGPVNQEALYQWYRSDTETGLYSKIDGATFAKYTLTEDDGGKYIRVHVASDEVQVSGSAISEAFGPVQTPVSAKEVFAEIEKVFLGKNTDKNNVISDLFLPTSLPGYPGVLISWSTDNESALSSTGVITRIEKEDQFVKLTATLSGGAAGTHEYDLTIRAAGTNNVGIDGFIDPYFVSSYPQAYIKDGTIHVKYALNAPAEVYMIVNVINGGWKSDVKAVLEGHSGENNKLIYTNQWPYFEITSDQINQVQDFDTGVKISGSNKSEAKVEFVIANQSQGYVSSEVTRIQFDQTVVGSLDTQPPVSYAKYINRDLDSIYVYFNEKLNTSSVPSIQDFTLSSGRVESLSVVNKQTGIQPAYVKLRVSGITEADLSTLRVSYNGTALKDLSDAENEVVSFSNAKINAYSPKFTNIMLSSDRRSVLVDIEPGWDPYDFPELNFDAASRARFSMQIASVSYNPNFIKYSYGSSEITYTLQFDSPLPEGEATLKFNSTGLIDWAQDSYPEEIISGPILQLPASGSPTASYSQQNGKILLSFANGFELSNSSTAAAGLTLKIDGVEYALRGYLMSLNWNSKNQIYIDLNEKYSWKFKQAVEQGSDIQIKYSKVNQEDQQQLSDAAGALIPDFDYIQVTKQ, encoded by the coding sequence ATGAATAAGAAGTTTTCGAGAAAGATTGTAAGCGCTAGCCTTGCAACCGCACTTTTATTACCGGGAATAACTCCAACTTTTGCTTCATCCTTTGAAATTATGAATTCAAATGCGGAAACCATTTCTACAGAGAGTCTCAACAGCAAGTCCTTGTTCGGGGATATTTCAGGACATTGGGGACAAAAAGCAATTGAAGAGTGGACAGGATACGGCGTAGTAAAAGGATACAATGGCAAGTTTCGTCCTAACTCACCAGTAACAAGGGCTGAGTTTGCCGCCATGATTGACAATATTATGAAATACATAGAAGAGGGAAGCAATTCATTCTCGGATTTAGAATCGAATAAATGGTACTACGGTGCGATTCTAAAGCTGGACAAGGCAGGCGTTCTTAAAGGAACGAATGGTGAGGCTCTGGCGGAGAAAACCATTACGCGTCAGGAAGCGGCAGTGCTTTTGGCCGGAGCATTCCAAACGGCTGCTGGTACAGATTCGGTTACATTCAAAGACAGTGATCAAATCGCTGATTGGGCCAAAGCATCGGTACAAAGCCTCGTATCCGCATCAGTAATTAACGGCAGACCGGATGGATCGTTCGAGCCCCAGGCCAACCTTTCTCGAGCAGAAGCGGTCACTTTATTTGATCATTTGATACAGATGCTCGTCACAACCCCTGGAGAATATTCGCAAGACGTCCAAGGAAATATTGTGGTCAATACCCCTGATGTGATTTTGAAGGATATGACTATTTCCGGAGATTTGTATGTCACACAAGGTGTCGGAGAAGGTGAAGTAACCCTTGATAACGTCCAAATCAAAGGCAACGTACACATTCAAGGCGGTGGGGAGCACTCCATTATTTTTAATAATGTAGATGTACAAGGAGCACTTGTCGTTAACAAATACAATGGCAAAGTGCGGATTCTTGCTACAGGAAGCACATCGGTATCTTTAACTGTACTTGAAAGCGGCGCTTTGGTTGTCACTAAGGACCTTACCGGTGGCGGATTTGAGACAGTTGAAATCCCGGCCGATATCCTTGCAGGCCAAGAAATCAAACTGGATGGCAACTTCAACAAAGTAGTAAACCATGCTGTGAATGTAAAAATTGCAGCGAGTGGGTCGATCAAGGAGTTTGTTGCTGAAGCAGAAACGAATATTACCGGAAACGTCAACATTGACAAGTCTTCAGGCAACTCAAGCATTGTAGTTAACGGTGCTGCTTATGTACCTTCGGCTGGAACGACAGGATCGAGTACAGGTACTGGAAATAGTGGTAATGCTGGAAATGCTGGAAATTCTGGAAATTCTGGTGGAAGTAGCACCGGAGGAGGAAATTCGGGAGGCTCTGCACCAGGGAATGGAAACGAATATGTTGCGGTGACAGGCCTAACGGTTGCACCTGCATCGGCTTCTCTTGTGGTTGGCCAAAAAACGCAACTTACCGCAACGGTTTCGCCCGGCAATGCGACCAATCCCAGAGTCAACTGGAAAGTAGCTGACGGCCAGACTTCGATCATTAGTGTAAGCGATTCTGGTTTAGTAACGGCCTTGACTCCCGGTACAGGAACAGTTATCGCTACGACTGAGGATGGAACATTTAGCTTTAGTTCAACGATTACGGTTTCAGCACCCGCATTGGGTATAACATTGTCTAAATATGAAGGGTCCATTGTAGATCCCGATACCCAACTGGATGAGGAAACAAAAACCAATAATGAACATGTTACGATACTAAGCAGCGATCAATCGTTAATTCAAGCAAATCATTACGATGCTTCGATAACAGCAACGCAAGCTTTGCAGGGAACGGTAACTACCTCTGTATACAGTGTTGTTTCTTTAACGGACGCAGATGCAAATCCGTTAGTGGATGTTTCTGGGGTAAAAGTAACTTTGGATGGGATGGAGTATAATCCTGAATTTGGAGTGGGACTGAGTCAAGGAAATGAAACCAACCGTTTCTTGCTCAAGTTAGACATACATCAGCCAAGAAACATTGAACAGCATCAGCTCATCATCTCTCGTGAAGGGTATGCGGATACTTCTATGACGATTACGTATCGTCCGGAAGGAACAGTGGTTCTACAGGCAATCGATCCGATCGCAGGGGAGCTATTGGTAGGATCAGAGTTAAGTGCAGGAACAGTGCATTACGAAGGTGGGCCTGTAAATCAAGAGGCTTTGTATCAGTGGTATCGTTCGGATACAGAGACAGGATTGTACAGTAAAATTGATGGGGCAACATTTGCAAAATATACGTTAACTGAAGACGATGGCGGAAAGTATATTCGTGTTCACGTTGCGTCTGACGAAGTACAGGTTAGCGGTTCAGCCATAAGTGAAGCTTTCGGACCTGTACAAACTCCCGTAAGCGCAAAGGAAGTATTCGCTGAAATCGAGAAAGTGTTCCTCGGGAAAAATACAGATAAAAATAACGTCATTAGTGATTTGTTTCTTCCGACTTCCCTGCCAGGCTATCCGGGAGTTCTAATCAGTTGGTCGACTGATAATGAGTCTGCATTGTCCAGCACAGGGGTCATCACCCGAATTGAAAAAGAGGATCAATTCGTAAAATTAACAGCGACTTTGAGCGGCGGAGCGGCAGGAACACATGAATACGATTTGACGATCAGGGCCGCTGGAACGAACAATGTAGGCATTGACGGATTTATCGATCCGTATTTTGTGAGCAGCTATCCACAAGCTTATATTAAAGATGGCACAATTCATGTTAAATATGCACTAAACGCGCCTGCGGAAGTCTACATGATTGTCAACGTTATTAATGGTGGGTGGAAGTCAGATGTAAAGGCTGTCCTTGAAGGGCATTCAGGGGAAAACAATAAGCTTATTTATACGAATCAATGGCCGTATTTTGAAATAACCTCCGATCAAATCAACCAGGTTCAGGATTTCGATACAGGGGTCAAAATCTCTGGTAGTAATAAGTCAGAAGCCAAAGTGGAATTTGTTATTGCTAACCAATCCCAAGGGTATGTTTCAAGCGAAGTCACTCGAATTCAATTCGACCAGACCGTCGTCGGCAGTTTGGATACCCAACCTCCAGTTTCTTACGCAAAGTATATTAACAGAGATCTGGACTCGATTTATGTCTATTTCAACGAGAAACTAAACACAAGTAGCGTTCCTTCCATCCAAGACTTTACGCTGAGCAGTGGCCGCGTGGAATCTTTAAGTGTAGTTAACAAGCAGACAGGGATCCAACCGGCCTATGTCAAGCTTCGTGTCAGTGGCATCACAGAGGCTGATTTGAGTACTCTGAGAGTCAGCTATAACGGCACTGCATTGAAGGACTTGAGCGATGCTGAAAATGAGGTAGTAAGCTTCTCCAATGCAAAAATTAATGCGTATAGTCCAAAATTCACAAATATTATGCTTAGTTCTGATCGTCGTTCTGTTTTGGTAGACATAGAGCCCGGCTGGGATCCGTATGATTTTCCTGAGTTGAATTTCGACGCGGCTTCTAGAGCAAGATTCAGTATGCAAATTGCAAGTGTGAGTTACAATCCGAATTTCATCAAATACAGCTATGGATCGAGCGAGATCACGTACACACTGCAATTTGATTCACCTCTTCCTGAAGGGGAAGCAACGTTAAAGTTCAATTCAACCGGATTGATCGATTGGGCCCAGGATTCATATCCAGAAGAGATAATATCAGGACCGATTTTGCAGCTTCCTGCTTCCGGGTCGCCAACAGCAAGTTATTCTCAACAAAACGGTAAGATTCTTTTATCATTTGCGAATGGATTCGAGCTAAGTAATTCTTCTACAGCAGCAGCAGGATTAACGTTGAAGATTGACGGCGTAGAATATGCTCTTCGTGGGTATCTGATGTCGCTTAACTGGAACAGCAAAAATCAAATTTATATTGATCTCAATGAAAAATATTCTTGGAAATTTAAACAGGCTGTGGAGCAAGGCAGCGACATTCAAATCAAATATTCAAAAGTCAATCAAGAAGACCAACAACAATTGTCTGATGCAGCTGGTGCACTTATTCCGGATTTCGATTATATTCAAGTTACCAAACAATAG
- a CDS encoding LysE family transporter — MNLTSFLVYCVIVTFTPGPSNLVILSSVQHAGVRKTMSYVWGATLAFGLLLAASAYLNHLLADMLPGILRTMQIIGCVYMLYLAFQIYKMGSTESTGGHTTGFINGLLMQFVNPKVILFTFTVIPSYVLPYYNNPQTSFIFVLLITFIGFLAYSSWLVFGAVFRTWLQKHRKIANTLMALFLVYSAIMVSGII; from the coding sequence ATGAATCTTACGTCCTTTCTCGTCTACTGCGTCATCGTCACGTTTACCCCGGGACCCAGCAACCTGGTCATTCTGTCCTCCGTCCAACATGCGGGCGTGCGAAAAACGATGTCCTATGTATGGGGCGCTACGCTGGCCTTTGGCCTGCTGCTGGCCGCCTCGGCGTATCTCAATCATCTGCTGGCAGACATGCTGCCGGGCATTCTTCGAACCATGCAGATCATCGGCTGCGTCTACATGCTCTATCTGGCATTCCAAATCTATAAAATGGGTTCAACCGAATCGACGGGTGGGCATACGACCGGCTTTATAAACGGCCTGCTGATGCAATTTGTGAATCCCAAAGTCATCCTGTTTACGTTTACCGTCATTCCAAGCTATGTGCTGCCCTATTACAACAATCCACAAACGTCGTTCATCTTCGTGCTGCTGATTACATTCATCGGTTTTCTCGCGTACTCCAGTTGGCTGGTTTTCGGGGCCGTCTTTCGCACCTGGCTGCAAAAACACCGAAAAATAGCAAATACACTCATGGCATTATTTTTGGTATACTCAGCTATCATGGTATCCGGGATCATATAG